A part of Lacinutrix sp. 5H-3-7-4 genomic DNA contains:
- the hutH gene encoding histidine ammonia-lyase: protein MLKFNGTLNIDDFQKIIIDNSPLEISNSVIEKVEKSFNFLKAFSENKVIYGVNTGFGPMAQYKIEDSQRIQLQYNLIRSHASGTGNPIAPKYVKAAMLARLNTLSLGHSGVHKSVIELMTELINRDITPLIYEHGGVGASGDLVQLAHLALVLIGEGEVFYKGELLTTQEVFKIEKLKPIAVELREGLALMNGTSVMTGIGIVNTMSTRKLLDWMVSCSAAINEIVSAYDDHLSHELNHSKKHLGQREIAKAMRAHLSDSQLTRKREHHLYKNNDDTSVFKEKVQEYYSLRCVPQILGPVLDTLNSVEKILIEEVNSANDNPIVDVEKEHVYHGGNFHGDYVSLEMDKLKIVVAKLSMLSERQLNYLLNSRLNDILPPFVNLGKLGLNFGMQGVQFTATSTTAENQTLSNPMYVHSIPNNNDNQDVVSMGTNAALITKKVIENAFEVVAIELITIVQAIEYLNVQDKVSKKTRQMYDEIRKIVPAFKEDVIMYPYVNLVKKYILNNKI, encoded by the coding sequence ATGCTAAAATTTAATGGCACATTAAATATAGACGATTTTCAAAAAATTATTATTGATAATAGTCCTTTAGAGATATCAAACTCTGTAATTGAGAAAGTAGAAAAAAGTTTTAACTTTCTTAAAGCGTTTTCAGAAAATAAAGTAATATATGGTGTAAATACAGGTTTTGGACCAATGGCACAATATAAGATTGAAGACTCTCAACGTATTCAATTACAATATAACCTAATTAGAAGCCATGCTTCTGGTACAGGAAATCCAATTGCTCCAAAATATGTAAAAGCAGCAATGTTAGCTCGTTTAAATACATTGTCTCTTGGTCACTCTGGAGTTCATAAATCTGTAATAGAATTAATGACAGAGCTAATTAATAGAGATATTACACCGTTAATTTATGAACATGGAGGTGTAGGAGCTAGTGGAGATTTAGTACAATTAGCACATCTAGCTTTGGTTTTAATTGGAGAAGGAGAAGTGTTTTATAAAGGAGAACTTTTAACAACACAAGAAGTTTTTAAAATAGAAAAATTAAAACCTATTGCAGTAGAGTTAAGAGAAGGATTAGCCTTAATGAATGGTACATCTGTAATGACAGGTATAGGTATTGTAAATACTATGTCTACAAGAAAATTACTAGATTGGATGGTTTCTTGTTCTGCAGCTATAAATGAAATTGTTTCTGCTTACGATGATCATTTATCTCATGAATTAAATCATTCTAAAAAACATTTAGGGCAAAGAGAAATAGCTAAAGCAATGCGAGCACATTTAAGCGATAGCCAACTTACTAGAAAAAGAGAACATCATTTATATAAAAACAATGATGACACATCTGTATTTAAAGAAAAAGTACAAGAGTATTACTCGCTAAGATGCGTACCTCAAATTTTAGGCCCAGTATTAGATACTTTAAATAGCGTAGAAAAAATACTAATAGAAGAAGTAAATTCTGCAAACGATAACCCAATTGTTGATGTAGAAAAAGAGCACGTGTATCACGGCGGAAATTTCCATGGAGATTACGTCTCATTAGAAATGGATAAACTAAAAATAGTAGTTGCAAAGCTTAGTATGCTATCAGAAAGGCAATTAAATTATTTATTAAACTCTAGATTAAACGATATTTTGCCACCATTTGTAAATCTAGGTAAATTAGGTTTAAATTTTGGTATGCAAGGAGTACAGTTTACAGCGACCTCTACAACAGCTGAAAATCAAACACTTTCTAACCCAATGTATGTACATAGTATTCCTAATAATAACGATAATCAAGATGTTGTTAGTATGGGAACCAATGCAGCACTAATTACAAAAAAAGTAATTGAAAATGCTTTTGAAGTTGTTGCTATAGAATTAATAACAATTGTTCAAGCAATAGAGTACTTAAATGTACAGGACAAAGTCTCTAAAAAAACAAGGCAAATGTATGATGAGATTAGAAAAATTGTGCCCGCTTTTAAAGAAGACGTAATTATGTATCCATATGTTAACCTTGTTAAAAAATATATATTAAATAATAAAATTTAA
- the fabG gene encoding 3-oxoacyl-ACP reductase FabG, producing MKCVLVTGGSRGIGKAISIQLAKDSDYHIIINYNSNEAEAKDTLEKVKAAGNTGEIIQFNVSDFDDVKTKLDAWQEVNKDAIVEVVINNAGITKDGLFMWMPKEDWHNVINTSLNGFFNVTNYFIQKMLRNRYGRIVNLASVSGVKGTPGQTNYSAAKGAIVAATKALSQEVAKRNITVNAVAPGFIKSDMTSDLDEKELKKLVPANRFGEAQEVADLVSFLVSKKASYITGEVININGGIYS from the coding sequence ATGAAGTGTGTTCTAGTAACAGGAGGATCAAGAGGAATAGGTAAAGCAATTAGTATACAACTTGCAAAAGATTCCGATTACCATATTATAATAAATTACAATAGTAACGAGGCTGAAGCTAAAGATACTTTAGAAAAAGTAAAGGCAGCAGGAAATACTGGAGAAATAATACAATTTAACGTTAGTGATTTTGACGACGTTAAAACAAAATTAGATGCTTGGCAGGAAGTAAATAAAGATGCGATTGTCGAGGTTGTAATTAATAATGCAGGAATTACAAAAGATGGTTTATTTATGTGGATGCCAAAAGAGGATTGGCATAATGTAATAAACACCTCACTTAATGGTTTTTTTAACGTAACAAATTATTTTATACAAAAAATGTTACGCAACCGTTACGGTAGAATTGTAAATTTAGCTTCTGTTTCAGGAGTAAAAGGAACACCAGGACAAACTAATTACTCTGCAGCAAAAGGAGCAATTGTCGCAGCTACAAAAGCATTATCTCAAGAGGTTGCAAAAAGAAACATTACAGTAAATGCTGTAGCACCAGGTTTTATTAAGTCTGATATGACTTCAGATTTAGATGAAAAAGAATTAAAAAAACTTGTACCAGCTAATAGATTTGGTGAGGCACAAGAAGTAGCAGATTTAGTATCATTTTTAGTTTCAAAAAAAGCATCTTATATTACAGGCGAAGTAATTAATATAAATGGAGGTATATACTCATAA
- a CDS encoding BtrH N-terminal domain-containing protein: protein MEIKFTHHQTAHCENGVISNLMKHNGFNISEPMAFGIGSGLLFCYIPFLKVNHAPSFSYRSMPGTIFKRFAKRTGIKIKRQKFKNSKDAKAVLDKNLKDNNPVGLQVGVFGLTYFPDEYRFHFNAHNLVVYGKNENTYLISDPVMETVTTLTDKELEKVRFAKGALAPKGHMYYPVDFPKELSLEKAIVKGIKHTCRDMLAPMPVIGVKGIKYTAKLIRKWPKTKGTKKANHYLGQIVRMQEEIGTGGGGFRYIFAAFLQEASKVLNNDKLLELSKEMTLIGDLWRDFAVDASRIYRNRSSKVDGYNDIANQLEIIADKEKAFFTTLKKAV, encoded by the coding sequence ATGGAAATTAAATTTACACATCATCAAACAGCACATTGCGAAAATGGTGTGATTTCTAATTTAATGAAACATAATGGTTTCAATATTAGTGAGCCTATGGCTTTTGGTATTGGTAGCGGTTTATTGTTTTGTTATATTCCTTTTTTAAAGGTAAACCATGCACCATCATTTTCATATCGCTCAATGCCAGGTACAATTTTTAAACGCTTTGCTAAACGTACAGGTATAAAAATTAAACGCCAGAAATTTAAAAATTCCAAAGACGCTAAAGCTGTTTTAGATAAAAACTTAAAAGACAACAATCCAGTAGGTTTACAAGTAGGAGTTTTTGGGTTAACTTATTTTCCAGACGAGTATCGTTTTCACTTTAATGCACATAACCTAGTTGTTTATGGAAAAAATGAAAACACTTATTTAATTAGCGATCCGGTAATGGAAACTGTTACCACATTAACAGATAAAGAGTTAGAAAAAGTACGTTTTGCAAAAGGCGCTTTAGCTCCAAAAGGTCACATGTATTATCCTGTAGATTTCCCAAAAGAGTTAAGCCTAGAAAAAGCTATAGTAAAAGGAATAAAACATACCTGTAGAGATATGTTAGCACCAATGCCAGTAATTGGAGTTAAAGGCATAAAATATACAGCAAAACTAATTAGAAAATGGCCTAAAACTAAAGGTACAAAAAAAGCAAATCACTATCTAGGGCAAATTGTACGTATGCAAGAAGAAATAGGAACTGGTGGTGGCGGTTTTAGGTATATTTTTGCAGCTTTTTTACAAGAAGCAAGTAAAGTATTAAATAATGATAAACTTTTAGAGCTATCTAAAGAGATGACACTAATAGGTGATTTATGGAGAGATTTTGCTGTAGATGCATCAAGAATTTACAGAAACCGAAGTTCTAAAGTCGATGGTTATAATGATATTGCAAATCAACTTGAAATTATAGCAGATAAAGAGAAAGCATTTTTTACAACGTTAAAAAAAGCAGTTTAG
- a CDS encoding ABC transporter ATP-binding protein — protein sequence MIEIEQLSKKYKDAENYSVSNLDLCIEEKEIFGLLGPNGAGKTTLISLLCSLIKPTSGSFSINGLTYKKNKTKLKQLIGIVPQEYALYPTLTAFENLTYFGSMYGLKGKTLTNKINKALEILGLLEFSNKKISSFSGGMKRRINLIASILHEPKILFLDEPTVGVDVQSKNVIMKFLLELNERGTTIIYTSHHLNEAEKFCTRVAIIDHGKIIIKGKPEQLIAAEKDAHNLEDVFITLTGKALRDYA from the coding sequence ATGATTGAAATAGAACAACTTTCTAAAAAATATAAAGATGCCGAAAATTATTCAGTATCTAATTTAGACTTGTGCATTGAAGAAAAAGAAATATTTGGACTTTTAGGCCCTAACGGAGCTGGGAAAACAACACTTATTTCACTTTTGTGCTCACTTATAAAACCAACATCTGGAAGTTTTTCTATTAATGGATTAACCTATAAAAAAAACAAAACCAAGCTTAAGCAGCTTATAGGTATTGTGCCTCAGGAATATGCTCTATATCCAACTTTAACAGCTTTCGAAAACCTAACCTATTTTGGTAGTATGTATGGTTTAAAAGGAAAAACACTAACCAATAAAATAAACAAAGCACTTGAGATTTTAGGGCTTTTAGAGTTTTCAAACAAAAAAATAAGCTCGTTTTCCGGAGGTATGAAACGTCGTATAAATTTAATAGCAAGTATACTTCACGAGCCAAAAATTTTATTTTTAGATGAGCCAACTGTTGGTGTAGATGTACAATCTAAAAATGTAATAATGAAATTCCTTTTAGAATTAAATGAAAGAGGAACAACAATTATTTATACATCGCACCATTTAAATGAAGCCGAAAAATTTTGTACTAGAGTAGCCATTATCGACCATGGTAAAATAATTATAAAAGGAAAACCAGAGCAATTAATAGCTGCAGAAAAAGACGCACATAATCTTGAAGATGTTTTTATAACATTAACAGGAAAAGCCCTTAGAGATTATGCATAG
- a CDS encoding WG repeat-containing protein, with the protein MNSRTFKITLLTVLLSFSFVFAQKLALANQEGKFGYINKTGEFKIKPKFKNAKNFSEDVAQASIDGKLWGYINRQGEWVVQPKFKKSKAFNSGIAMAVLNKNWIYINTKGEQVLSDLKTDKIYDFSEGLAIYRENDKVGFINTKGDIVIKPKYKKAFPFLDGYSKVLEGDKWGVIDKNGNYYIKTEYDGVSKVYNNLVTAKKGEQNGLIVNGTFKAVDGAEKVWDFSVNPEIAYAKKDGKIGFINKNGDWIVEPQFDKVRAFVNGLAPVLKNKKWGYIDTSGTLVIPHQYRDAEIFSKDGLAPVKLNKFWGFIDKTGKLVIEDRYAITAGGFSIFKKNNQKGFIDGLARVKDKKTWVYINTKGEVLNNTNYKHLELFN; encoded by the coding sequence ATGAATTCAAGAACATTTAAAATTACATTACTAACAGTTTTATTATCATTTAGTTTTGTTTTTGCACAAAAACTAGCTTTAGCAAACCAAGAAGGGAAATTTGGTTACATTAATAAAACAGGAGAATTTAAAATAAAACCAAAATTTAAAAATGCTAAAAACTTTTCTGAAGATGTAGCACAAGCATCAATAGATGGAAAACTTTGGGGTTATATAAATAGACAAGGCGAGTGGGTTGTGCAACCTAAATTTAAAAAATCAAAAGCCTTCAACTCTGGAATAGCAATGGCAGTTTTAAATAAAAACTGGATTTATATAAATACAAAAGGCGAACAAGTATTAAGTGATTTAAAGACTGATAAAATTTATGATTTTTCTGAAGGTTTAGCAATATATAGAGAAAACGATAAAGTAGGTTTTATAAATACCAAAGGAGATATAGTCATTAAACCAAAATATAAAAAAGCATTTCCTTTTTTAGATGGATATTCAAAAGTTTTAGAAGGCGATAAATGGGGTGTTATAGATAAAAACGGAAACTATTATATTAAAACAGAATATGATGGCGTAAGTAAAGTATATAATAACTTAGTTACTGCAAAAAAAGGAGAGCAAAATGGTTTAATAGTAAACGGAACTTTTAAAGCTGTTGATGGCGCAGAAAAAGTTTGGGACTTTTCAGTAAATCCAGAAATAGCATATGCTAAAAAAGATGGCAAAATAGGATTTATAAATAAAAATGGAGATTGGATAGTAGAACCTCAATTTGATAAGGTAAGAGCTTTTGTAAATGGATTAGCACCTGTATTAAAAAATAAAAAATGGGGATATATTGATACATCAGGAACCTTGGTTATACCACATCAATATAGAGATGCAGAAATTTTTAGTAAAGATGGTTTAGCGCCAGTAAAACTTAATAAATTTTGGGGATTTATAGATAAAACAGGAAAGCTTGTAATTGAAGATAGATATGCAATTACAGCTGGTGGTTTTAGTATTTTTAAAAAAAATAACCAAAAAGGATTTATTGACGGCTTAGCCAGAGTAAAAGACAAAAAAACATGGGTTTATATTAATACTAAAGGAGAAGTATTAAATAATACCAATTATAAACATTTAGAATTATTTAATTAA
- a CDS encoding lipid A biosynthesis acyltransferase: protein MATQWKGKSRGTVLGYKIFVFSMKTFGLSSAYFILYFVAFYFCFFAFESTKASYKYFRKRQSYSFFKSIISIYKSYYVFGQTILDKVAISSGLRDRFTYDFDGIHLINSVLKEKKGGILISAHVGNFEIAEHFFGELEDKAAISLLTTDTEHTAIKEYLETVTNKPNVNLILIEEDLSHIFEINAALARNEIVCITGDRYYEGSKFLEEKLLGKKAKFPAGPFLLASRLKVPVLFVYVMKETNKHYHLFARQATVKHRDEKALLKEYTSSVTTILKKYPLQWFNYFNFWK, encoded by the coding sequence ATGGCAACTCAATGGAAAGGTAAATCCAGAGGTACTGTTTTAGGCTATAAAATATTTGTTTTTAGTATGAAAACCTTCGGGCTTTCTTCTGCTTACTTTATATTATACTTTGTAGCATTTTATTTTTGTTTTTTTGCTTTTGAGAGCACAAAAGCTAGCTATAAATATTTTCGAAAAAGGCAAAGCTATTCATTTTTTAAGTCTATAATAAGTATTTACAAAAGTTACTATGTTTTTGGGCAAACCATATTAGATAAAGTAGCTATATCCTCAGGACTTAGAGATCGTTTTACTTACGATTTTGATGGCATTCATTTAATTAATAGTGTTCTAAAAGAAAAAAAAGGAGGTATTTTAATTAGTGCTCACGTTGGTAATTTTGAAATTGCCGAACATTTTTTTGGAGAACTTGAAGACAAAGCAGCAATAAGTTTATTAACTACAGATACAGAGCATACTGCTATAAAAGAATATCTTGAAACAGTTACAAATAAACCAAATGTAAATTTAATTTTAATAGAAGAAGACTTATCGCATATTTTCGAAATTAATGCAGCATTAGCAAGAAATGAAATTGTTTGCATTACTGGAGATAGATATTACGAAGGTTCAAAATTTTTAGAAGAAAAACTGCTTGGTAAAAAAGCAAAATTTCCTGCAGGACCATTTTTATTAGCTTCAAGATTAAAAGTTCCAGTATTGTTTGTTTATGTAATGAAAGAAACAAATAAACACTATCATTTATTTGCACGTCAAGCCACTGTAAAACATAGAGACGAAAAAGCTCTACTTAAAGAGTATACATCTAGCGTTACAACCATTCTTAAAAAATACCCGTTACAATGGTTTAATTATTTTAATTTTTGGAAATAA
- a CDS encoding beta-hydroxyacyl-ACP dehydratase FabA/FabZ, translating to MNNIQALDISKFLPHRAPFLMVDRIMVLEDDYVSTEFYINKNCIFLDENANFSEVGLIENAAQTCSAIVGKSYFEDDDTQGTGTKLIGFISGIKKVTVNSCPEVDQTIYSQAKLKSRFDADHYSICALECVIKTKEKELLSCEMNLFIQELPNEK from the coding sequence ATGAATAATATACAGGCATTAGACATTTCTAAATTTTTACCACACAGAGCGCCATTTTTAATGGTAGATCGCATCATGGTTTTAGAAGACGATTATGTCTCTACAGAATTCTATATAAATAAAAACTGTATTTTCTTAGACGAAAATGCTAATTTTAGTGAGGTTGGTTTAATAGAAAATGCAGCCCAAACCTGTTCTGCTATAGTAGGAAAAAGTTATTTTGAAGATGATGATACTCAAGGTACAGGAACAAAGCTAATAGGTTTTATAAGTGGCATAAAAAAAGTAACAGTAAACAGTTGCCCAGAAGTAGACCAAACAATATACTCTCAAGCAAAATTAAAATCTAGGTTTGATGCAGACCATTACAGTATTTGTGCTTTAGAATGTGTAATTAAAACCAAAGAAAAAGAATTGCTATCTTGTGAAATGAATTTATTTATTCAAGAATTACCTAATGAAAAATAG
- a CDS encoding beta-ketoacyl-ACP synthase III, translating into MKEVYINKTSKFLPNRPVSNDEMEEKLGMVNGKTSKGRRIVLRNNKIETRYYAIDDSGNISHNNAQLATEAIKGLLSDDFQANDIDVLSCGTSSADQILPSHAAMVHGFLKNGNTEINSPTGACCSGMNALKYGFMSVKSGQSENAVCTGSERVSTWLMSQTYEEEIKHLETLEEKPIIAFNKDFLRWMLSDGAGAFLLENKPRGEQPLKIEWMEGFSYANEVEPCMYSGSEKLENGFLKSWSEYDSKEWQNQSIFALKQDVKLLGNNILSKGVDSLKKAIGKHDLKPSEIDYYLPHISSYFFKDKLYEEMKNNDVHIPWENWFINLSKVGNIGSASIYIMLEELANSGKLKKGQKILLSVPESSRFSYMYALLTVC; encoded by the coding sequence ATGAAAGAAGTTTACATAAATAAAACATCAAAATTTTTACCCAATCGTCCAGTATCTAATGACGAAATGGAAGAGAAATTAGGTATGGTAAACGGTAAAACTTCAAAAGGAAGACGTATCGTACTTCGAAACAATAAAATTGAAACCAGATATTACGCAATAGATGATAGTGGTAATATTTCTCACAATAACGCCCAATTAGCAACCGAAGCTATAAAAGGATTGTTGAGTGACGATTTTCAAGCTAACGATATAGACGTATTATCTTGTGGAACATCAAGTGCAGATCAAATTTTACCTTCACATGCTGCAATGGTTCACGGTTTTTTAAAAAACGGAAACACAGAAATTAACTCACCAACAGGAGCCTGTTGTTCAGGAATGAATGCCTTAAAATATGGGTTTATGTCAGTTAAATCAGGGCAATCAGAAAATGCAGTATGTACCGGTTCAGAGCGTGTTTCAACCTGGTTAATGTCTCAAACCTATGAAGAAGAGATTAAACATCTTGAAACCTTAGAAGAGAAGCCAATTATAGCCTTTAATAAGGATTTTTTACGTTGGATGCTATCAGATGGAGCTGGCGCTTTTCTGTTAGAAAATAAACCAAGAGGTGAACAACCATTAAAAATAGAATGGATGGAAGGTTTCTCTTATGCAAACGAAGTAGAACCTTGTATGTATTCTGGTAGTGAAAAACTTGAAAATGGATTTTTAAAATCTTGGAGTGAGTACGACTCTAAAGAGTGGCAAAACCAATCTATTTTTGCTTTAAAACAAGACGTAAAATTATTAGGGAATAATATTTTGTCTAAAGGTGTAGATAGCTTAAAGAAAGCTATAGGAAAACACGACTTAAAACCAAGTGAGATAGATTATTATTTACCACACATTTCATCATATTTTTTTAAAGATAAATTATATGAAGAAATGAAAAATAACGACGTTCATATTCCATGGGAAAACTGGTTTATTAACTTAAGCAAAGTAGGTAATATAGGTTCGGCATCCATATATATTATGCTTGAAGAATTAGCAAATTCTGGAAAGCTTAAAAAAGGACAAAAAATATTACTATCTGTACCAGAAAGTTCTAGATTTTCATACATGTATGCACTATTAACAGTTTGCTAA
- a CDS encoding beta-ketoacyl synthase, which produces MKRVVITGMGIYSCIGKNLEEVKTALYQGKSGIIYDESRKDFGYRSPLTGMVEEPNLKKVLSRRQRVSLSQEGAFAYQATLQALEQAKISQEFLDNNEVGILYGNDSTAKETIESVDKIREKKDTTLVGSGAIFKAMNSTVTMNLSTLFKLTGINFTISAACASGSHSIGVAFNLIKSGLQDIIVCGGAQEINKYAFASFDGLGVFAMDTENPEKASKPFDKSRDGLVPSGGAATLIVESYESAKKRGANILAEIIGYGFSSNGEHISTPNVDGPTRAMTKAVEQANIKAADVDYVNAHATSTPVGDANEAKAITKVFGEKGPYVSSTKSMTGHECWMAGASEVVYSILMMNNNFIAPNINLEETDEDSEKLNLVTKTLDEKIDVFLSNSFGFGGTNSALVIKKSIE; this is translated from the coding sequence ATGAAAAGAGTAGTAATTACAGGAATGGGTATTTACTCATGTATAGGGAAAAACTTAGAAGAAGTTAAAACAGCACTATATCAAGGTAAATCTGGAATAATTTACGATGAGAGTCGTAAAGATTTTGGTTATCGCTCTCCATTAACAGGTATGGTTGAAGAGCCAAACTTAAAAAAAGTACTATCACGCAGGCAAAGAGTAAGTTTAAGTCAAGAAGGAGCTTTTGCTTATCAAGCGACGCTTCAAGCATTAGAACAAGCGAAAATATCTCAAGAATTTTTAGATAATAATGAAGTTGGTATACTATACGGTAACGATAGTACAGCAAAAGAAACAATAGAATCTGTAGATAAGATAAGAGAAAAAAAAGACACAACTTTGGTAGGTTCTGGAGCAATATTCAAGGCAATGAATTCTACAGTAACCATGAACCTTTCAACACTCTTTAAATTAACAGGAATAAATTTTACAATTAGTGCAGCTTGTGCTAGTGGTTCACATTCTATAGGAGTTGCGTTTAATTTAATAAAATCAGGACTACAAGATATAATAGTTTGTGGTGGTGCTCAAGAAATAAATAAATATGCTTTTGCAAGTTTTGACGGTTTAGGCGTATTTGCCATGGATACAGAAAATCCAGAGAAAGCATCAAAACCATTCGATAAAAGTAGAGATGGTTTAGTGCCTAGTGGTGGTGCAGCAACACTTATAGTAGAAAGTTACGAATCTGCAAAAAAACGTGGAGCTAATATATTAGCCGAAATTATAGGTTACGGTTTTTCATCTAACGGTGAACATATTTCTACACCTAATGTAGATGGACCAACACGAGCAATGACTAAAGCAGTAGAACAAGCAAATATAAAAGCAGCAGATGTAGACTATGTTAATGCACATGCAACATCAACACCAGTTGGAGATGCAAATGAAGCTAAAGCAATAACTAAAGTTTTTGGAGAAAAAGGACCTTATGTAAGCTCTACAAAGTCTATGACAGGACATGAATGCTGGATGGCTGGAGCTAGTGAGGTTGTATATTCAATACTAATGATGAATAATAATTTTATTGCTCCTAATATTAATTTAGAAGAAACAGATGAAGATTCAGAAAAATTAAATTTAGTAACAAAAACGCTAGATGAAAAAATTGATGTATTTTTGTCCAACTCTTTTGGATTTGGAGGTACAAATTCAGCCCTAGTAATAAAAAAAAGTATTGAATAA
- a CDS encoding NAD(P)/FAD-dependent oxidoreductase produces MNIPEIDVDILIIGSGPSGCVAASYLHKQGFNIKVVEKSKFPRFVIGESLLPRCMDHFEEVGLLDCLKAEKFEIKKGARFMKNGIVCDFDFSNKHTKGWDWTWQVPRADFDNALANELIKRGVDISFEHEVTHVVFDALGNSKTTTKDQNGNLYNINAKYIVDSSGYGRVLPRLLGLDKPSEIPVHSSIFGHITDSKRPDGAEGTLITFDILDTDTWLWVIPFSNGTTSIGFVGKSDYLNSFEGTTEEKLHKMMTLSKHYKARFKDETYLFEPKSIKNFSKSVTQLYGKGYALTGNSAEFLDPVFSSGVTFATESALKAAKLITKTLNNKPVDWEIEYSNYMKQGVNVFATYVKEWYTGNLQTLFFHRPENLDVKKQICAVLAGYVWDETNPFVKKHDRAVKAMAHLLNMQKEKSETL; encoded by the coding sequence ATGAATATCCCAGAAATTGATGTAGATATATTAATTATAGGATCGGGACCGTCTGGATGCGTAGCAGCATCTTATCTTCATAAACAAGGCTTTAATATTAAAGTTGTTGAAAAAAGTAAATTTCCTCGATTTGTTATAGGTGAAAGCTTACTACCTAGATGTATGGATCACTTTGAAGAGGTTGGTTTACTAGATTGTTTAAAAGCAGAAAAATTTGAAATAAAAAAAGGTGCTCGTTTTATGAAAAACGGCATTGTATGTGATTTCGATTTTAGTAATAAACACACAAAAGGCTGGGATTGGACTTGGCAAGTACCTCGTGCAGATTTTGATAATGCTTTAGCAAACGAGCTTATAAAAAGAGGTGTTGATATTAGCTTTGAGCACGAAGTTACTCATGTCGTTTTTGATGCATTAGGAAACTCTAAAACAACTACAAAAGATCAAAACGGAAATTTATATAATATAAACGCCAAATATATTGTAGACTCTAGTGGCTACGGTAGAGTTTTACCAAGGTTATTAGGTTTAGACAAACCATCAGAAATACCTGTACACTCATCAATATTTGGACATATTACTGACTCTAAAAGACCTGATGGAGCTGAAGGTACTTTAATTACATTTGATATTTTAGATACAGATACTTGGTTATGGGTTATCCCTTTTTCTAACGGAACAACTAGTATTGGTTTTGTTGGTAAAAGTGACTATTTAAATTCTTTTGAAGGTACTACCGAAGAAAAGCTACATAAAATGATGACGCTTTCAAAACATTATAAAGCGCGTTTTAAAGATGAAACTTATTTGTTTGAACCAAAAAGCATTAAGAATTTTTCAAAATCTGTAACACAACTTTACGGCAAAGGCTATGCCTTAACAGGAAATAGCGCAGAGTTTTTAGACCCAGTGTTCTCTTCTGGAGTTACATTTGCTACAGAATCTGCTCTAAAAGCTGCAAAACTTATCACTAAAACGCTTAATAACAAACCTGTAGATTGGGAAATTGAATACTCTAATTACATGAAGCAAGGTGTCAATGTATTTGCTACTTATGTTAAAGAATGGTATACTGGCAATTTACAAACTCTGTTTTTTCATAGACCAGAAAATTTGGATGTAAAAAAACAAATTTGTGCTGTTTTAGCAGGTTATGTTTGGGATGAAACAAATCCTTTTGTAAAAAAGCATGACAGAGCAGTTAAAGCCATGGCGCATTTGTTAAATATGCAAAAAGAAAAAAGCGAAACTTTATAA
- a CDS encoding phosphopantetheine-binding protein: MVKEDIIDKINLFLVDEFEVDEDDIAPEANLKETLELDSLDFVDLVVAVESSFGVKLVAQDFVNVVTLQDFYNLIENKLK, encoded by the coding sequence ATGGTAAAAGAAGATATTATTGACAAGATTAACCTATTCCTTGTTGATGAATTTGAGGTAGATGAAGATGATATTGCTCCAGAAGCAAATTTAAAAGAAACGTTAGAATTAGACAGTTTAGACTTTGTGGATTTAGTAGTAGCTGTCGAGTCTAGTTTTGGTGTTAAACTTGTTGCTCAAGATTTTGTTAATGTAGTTACACTTCAGGATTTCTATAACTTAATAGAAAATAAATTAAAATAG